In a single window of the Necator americanus strain Aroian chromosome X, whole genome shotgun sequence genome:
- a CDS encoding hypothetical protein (NECATOR_CHRX.G24124.T1): MANAVADGVDALNQDIGCDTSPSKTQTNLPMRNPIDEKTEVVSAIHCCGTTIRVKSLPTSNILSATSKTVCTSETMQLPEYSDNSVAIK, encoded by the exons ATGGCGAACGCTGTCGCTGATGGTGTGGATGCTCTGAATCAG GACATTGGCTGCGATACCAGTCCAagcaaaacacaaacaaacttGCCGATGAGAAATCCCATCGATGAAAAAACAGAGGTCGTCTCTGCGATACATTGCT GTGGCACAACAATTCGGGTCAAATCCCTGCCAACCAGTAACATCCTATCAGCGACGTCAAAGACAGTGTGCACGTCTGAAACTATGCAGCTTCCTGAATACTCTGACAATAGTGTTGCCATCAAGTAA
- a CDS encoding hypothetical protein (NECATOR_CHRX.G24126.T1), with product MFEAYLTSTNLIKAAIKTIEESRSSLQSLIDKLQMEYNDSKTKGNKKDFEIEVEEIENEANVTDVMARANEMIFMLEARATEAANQADNFATKLGIKLHRNQRIVTHLQDASNRSPQTGRANGNRSK from the coding sequence ATGTTTGAGGCATATCTGACCTCAACCAACCTTATAAAAGCTGCTATAAAAACTATCGAAGAGAGTAGAAGCTCATTGCAGTCACTGATAGACAAACTGCAGATGGAATACAATGATTCCAAAACAAAAGGCAACAAAAAGGACTTTGAGATAGAAGTCGAGGAAATcgaaaatgaagcaaatgtCACTGATGTCATGGCAAgagcaaatgaaatgatattcATGCTAGAAGCAAGAGCTACAGAAGCAGCAAATCAAGCTGATAATTTTGCAACGAAGTTGGGAATAAAATTACACAGAAACCAACGAATAGTAACGCATCTTCAAGATGCAAGTAATCGATCGCCTCAAACGGGAAGGGCAAACGGTAACAGATCAAAGTAG
- a CDS encoding hypothetical protein (NECATOR_CHRX.G24125.T1) has protein sequence MKHGSKAQTVPDVDNAVCAAKPDREKEPNSYEAVTTHMILGKCGADDPLLPSMRDGKSAKRFPKQVHKSTLLEADTYPKCGVRNRTTAEINGSVYSDEWVVPTNLHLLTKFVSCVRY, from the coding sequence ATGAAACATGGGTCGAAAGCGCAAACAGTACCTGACGTCGATAATGCTGTGTGTGCTGCAAAACCAGACAGAGAGAAAGAACCGAATTCGTATGAGGCAGTCACCACACATATGATACTTGGAAAATGCGGTGCTGATGATCCTCTTTTGCCAAGTATGCGTGATGGAAAAAGCGCAAAACGTTTTCCCAAACAGGTGCACAAAAGCACGTTGTTGGAAGCTGATACGTATCCAAAGTGTGGGGTACGGAATCGCACAACGGCTGAGATTAATGGAAGTGTGTACAGTGATGAGTGGGTCGTACCGACCAATTTGCACCTTCTCACGAAGTTTGTGTCATGTGTACGCTACTGA